The genomic window cgttttgtGGAAGAAAAGGGAgcgaccgattgagagagaatgagaagggtgaattaccttacaGAAAttctacttttaaaattaaaatttcgtaaagagaatttacgaaatattagtattttatatttcatgcaaaataatttattcattcatttgatattaaatgacgaattgtaaattaaaatgctacGTCTTTTATTATGGaagaaataagtttaaaaaattaaatttgttatttgtattcaatttcgacacttttaatattttaatgacaattaaattcattaaattcctaacatatcttcctttttccctccctctaagtcacggaaatctaaagttttagaattgtataaatatgatcACTCCTCCTTTACTGTGCCAAGTATCCTGCTATGGAATTCCCTACTAATTGATATTAGACGAGCTCAGtccttaaatttattcaaaaagcttctttttgatcattttctttCTGCCtcgtttatataatatattaagaatcCTCAGTTAACCTTTTGATtggcttttaaatttttgtttatacatatttttgcatttcttgtactctaccctcagtaggtgtttctttttttattgttccacaatagggttgcctggaagaaatcgcttgttagcgataaggccgcccgttgccttataatttttttaacctgcttttttatttttgttatgtgtatgtttttgattaaggtaacaaagtataaataaatatgaacaagacttaaaaatgagtttgccaaagaagtttcacttctgacgcACGCACcgtatttttacaaaagtgggccatagacggacctcggtcttgactgcaacatgcggtttgctcaggatctgctcgagcggtccgtgtatatgaatttagtatggaaactgcagatcgccgtgcggcgaccgcttGGAGCAGTCGGTATcggctgcaacatgcggtccgtctatggcccgcttaagcctaatacttatatatatatatatattatatatatatatatataatatatatatatataatttttttttcttcaaatatgatatatttattaatattattttataaatgttcgAGATTTTAGGGTATAATGTTGTTTAACTCACTTATAAATCACGAAATCACCGAGGAAAGGGGAAACTTTTGATttgactttattataaataaataattaatgcttTTTTTTGCctagaaagtggtacattatGATggatgaattaaaaaaaaaacctttcaaTCAGCCATATCAAATTCGAAATAGtcttattgtaattaaaacaaattaaattattttatatataatattctatgTTATTATCTCAAAACATATAATCTAATAATTCCCTCATATTATATGAGCACCGTGCCTTCAAAATCCCCTTGCCCTCAAAGGCATTACACGGTTACTGCTCTGTAATCTgtgggaaggtgattaaatagaTTGCCATTGACTGTACACACCCATAAAATAAGTTGTTCCCGGTAAGATTTTGGTCTAATTTAATTGGCTCTTTTTATAGGTCATTTTTAGCTTATCTTATAATCTCAACATTGTAAGACAATATAAGAATACCGCAATTTCGGAAGAATATAGTACATATACGTGGCAAAATAtcaatgttattaatttaatttcgtgGTAATATTACAGTATGTGTTCCGGCTAGAAAAGCAGAAAATCCCACTATGGATACATTTCtattacaagtaaattttctaTTACGTTATATTCTTCAATTCGTTATAGTCCAACAGGTCTTTGTAATAAACACTATTACACTAAATCATCTAGGTATTATTATGACCCTGCAACAAGTAGCATAAGTTAAAAAGCGCAGAGAAAAGGATTTGTTTTTCCTTAAAACCTACTGAAGATCTTTTAACTCAATCGCTCAGCTTACATTCCCGAAGAAAGAGTTGTGAGTTAGAAGACattgcaaatatttcaatCTTTTATTACAACATTCTCGCTGGATCATTCACAATtatacaacctttttttacaaaaatattacagcaAAAATTtcttagaatttttttataaaattcattaaagtACTCTCAGATTCTTAAtctatttaacattatttacaaaaatacataatatttacaaaaacgaTCACACAGCTTCAATAAATACTTTACACCCTTACACGTCCTTTCCCCGATACTGTCTCGACTCAACATTCCGTCACAATCTTCTGGAGTAGGTACATCTGGAGGTACTTacaaatatcacaaaatctaGCATCAAcatcaaaaaactaaatgaataTTGACTCGTCGTCGACCGAGTCGAATGCGTTCCGAGGTAAAGAACAAAGTATCTCAGGTGCCAATTCTTAAACGGAGTAGCTCAGACGAGCACTGTGAGTCTTTCGGGGGGCGGATGCCTCGCGGCGGGCGGCGGATCGGGAGGCGGGAGGGATCGCTTCGTGAGCTCCTTCTCGCGCGTCGGCGCGTTGTTTCGTACGTCCGCGTTCTGCGCCTTGTACAACGAGTGCGCGCGCGGCAAAGCCTCCGCCTCGCCTCGACCGCCCAGAGGATTCGCGTAGCGCCGGAGGTTCTCTTCGTTTTGCAAGTTGTTCGATTTCTCTTCGTCGTGGCGTCGCGTGCGTTCTTCGGCGGCGGCGACGATCCTTCGACGCTTAACCAGCACCACGGTCGCCGCGGCGGCGCCGAGGAGTAGCAGCGGAACGGTGGCGGCCAGGACGAGCAGAGCGGGACCGGATGCCGGCTGCGGCACCGCTGCCGGCGCGGCGGGAGAGGCGGGAGGTGGCGTGGCGGCCGACAGGCGCAGCCGAAGAGCGGCACCGAGCAGCGCGTGATGGTTGAGGCGGCGCCGCGCTACCAATTCACTCAGCGCCTTGACAGCACTCGCGAGTGTACTCGTCTCGTCTTCGGTAGGCGGCTGCCGTCCATCGTCTTCACCGGCCCACtggaattaattaatcaaaataaaataaataaataaataattgaattgagAACCATTTATTCAAGCCCAATGTCTCTTctcatttttgtttaaaatgccAATGAACTAAAGCTTTGCCTAGTacttaactaataaaaataaataaaaagtgtgaACACATTTATCTCACACGAAATCATAAATGAAGTCATACTCACAAGTGCCAAATCGAGGGCATCGTCGTCGTCGGCTGCGAGATCGCAAAGAAGAGTAAGGGGAGGAGCGGGTGTCAAACGATCGGTTAGGGCAGCTGCTAGTGCCCGCCGCAGGGCCCCGCAGGCCCGCTCCACGTGAGCGCCCGGtgccagccgttctcgagcgAGCCGCAACTCCGCTCTCGCGCACCCTGGCGGAGGCGGCGCCCGCGCGCCAGGCCAGCAGGCAGCCGGGGCCGGCAACGCCGGCGGCTCCACACGTCGACCTGCCACGCGCCGACACTCACCCAGCGGGGCGCAAGGCGGCCGCAGGCAGAGTGAGGGCGCGGCCGGGACGCAGACTTCGTCAGTGCGACACGCCAGTGCACCCGGTGCCAGGCAATCGGCCAGACCGCACCAGAGGCGCGTGCATACCGCTTCACCGCGCGCACATCGGCATGCATTGCAGCCCCACCACCACGTGCCGTTCTCGGCACCGCACGCCCCGGGCCCTTCGCTCGCCGCGTTTCCCGTCACCGGCTCAGCTTCATCGATTCCGATGGCTTCTCTCGTCTCACTCTCTTCTCCCAGACCGGCGATCACTGAAAAACAAATATCACTGTTTAAAACGCCGCGTTTAGGAGCCGGGTTTCGTCGGCATCGCTTCGACTCACGTTCCAAACACCGTCGGGCGACGTGCGACGGCCTGGCGGGGCAGAGGCAGCGTGCCGCGCTGGCGGCGGGTGCGCAGAGCGAGGGCGGCGGGCAAGTCGGTTGACAGGCGGGAGCGCCGCAGTCGGGACCGGCCCAACCCGGCAGGCACTCGCACGCCCACCAGCCGGCTCCGCCGACGCAACGCGCTCCGTTGCGGCAAGGTGCGGAGACGCACGCGTCGGCGGGGATCTCACAGCGTGCGCCACCCCAGCCGCTGCGACAGGCGCAGGCCCAGGCGCCGCCGACCGCCACGCACGAGCCGCCGTGTAGGCACGGACAAGGGCCAGCGGCAGGAACGACCTGTCAAATCCGAATATCTATGAtttgtgtataaaatatacgGTATGTTTATTCTGAATCAATTGCCTCTTGTATCGAAATGCAtcgcattttaatttacgtaTGTTATTAACACAGCCTCGATTGTTAGAGTATGTCGAGAGCACAACAGACTTTCCGAAGTCTCCGGGACGGGCTACATCGTGCAATGCCTGGGTACATACCGACGTATCCTGGCCGAGGAGGCTATTAAAGCGAGTCAGCGACCCCGTAAGTTAACATGAGTATTGAAGAAAGTAAGTTAGGGTGCACATCTGTAGGCTGACCTATattgaatacataaataattacgtttaaataaataatttaatttaatcacgtggaataagtaatacctgtatcttatattccataataaacatattttatttttacgtacTTACGTAAATCGTACACTCAGATCAATGAcattaaatatcattatttaccTGAGGAGCGAGGGGCAGATCACAAGCGGGCCCGGCCCAGCCGGGGGCACAGACGCAGCGAGCGCGGGGGGTCTCATTCAGCGGCGCAGGTAGCAGAGCACAGGAACCGCCGTTGGCACAAGGTGGGGAACAAACCGCTTCCACCGTCTTCGTACACGTTTCACCTGCAGGAGTCAGACAGGTTAACGGCTTAGTGGCTGAGGCAATGGTTGTATatactcattggtctagtgtagtattaaaatattaaaaattcaagtcTGGTTCTTACCGGTCCATCCATCACGACAGATACACGAAAAGCCTCCGGAGACGCTCGAGCAACTTCCATTGTTTAGGCAGGGATTCGGAACGCACTCGTTTGGTTCTTTTAGCAACAGAGGCGGCACGACGCGCAGCGTACAGTTCTTTCCGGTCCAGCCAGGCGCACAGTGACAATAGTAGTCACTCTGAGCCGTGTAGCAGGTGGCGCCGTTAGCACAAGGGGCGCCGGCGCAATGGTCGCGATCGTCCTACAGACATACACGATTGCAACGATACAACTACGACACTACATTTTCAGTATAGGATAACCACTCACCGGACAAAACCGTCCCGAACAGGAAGCGAGCTAGAAGCAGAGATCGTTTAGTGTATTAGTTGCGGCTGTAGAGAAATTTTAAGTCGAATTAAGCGGGTTATATCATTAgttatttatctaataaaatgttagtCATAGTGAGCGAAAGTTAATAGAGTGGAATGGTAAAAAATGGGGATCCCAAGCCGCTAACCTCGCAGTCCACGCCCGAGAATCCAACGGGACAGATGCAGCGATAAGCATCGAGAAGATCCACGCATTCTCCGCCGTTACGGCAAGGTCGCGGCGCGCAGTCATCGACGTCTTCCGCGCAAGTGCGTCCCGCCCAACCGGCTGCGCACGCACAATGAAAGTCATCCACGAGGTCAATGCATGTAGCGCCGTTGAGACACTGACCCGT from Pieris napi chromosome 12, ilPieNapi1.2, whole genome shotgun sequence includes these protein-coding regions:
- the LOC125054616 gene encoding protein serrate is translated as MSPRTPRRSPLLLALALATTLQCAAGAGVFELQVLEFSNYRLQLASGRCCGGSEPATVTSPTVSTPSATCARPCRTRFALCLKEYQSAAAPGACSFGRAASPVLGTDSFTLADPLYTLALPFSFRWTRSFTLILQAYDDYDYVGGVDGESGLIEQAWWSGIVEPGAEWHALRHAGSAAALAYRVRVLCQPNYYNTTCTSFCRPRDDKFGHYSCSPQGDKRCLPGWQGDNCEKPVCKEGCHPAHGRCDRPGECLCRPGWRGELCAQCQPYPGCKHGYCNGSSWDCTCDTNWGGILCDQDLNYCGTHEPCQHGGTCENTAPDQYLCTCAEGFSGADCERVDNPCAPQPCAHGTCELSAASTGFTCVCERGWTGTRCDLDADDCASMPCLNGALCHDRLDAFQCDCAAGWRGLTCTEDVDECAEVQVGPEGSLGPCVNAAACNNTAGGYSCTCLAGWTGRDCEHNVDDCTGQCLNGATCIDLVDDFHCACAAGWAGRTCAEDVDDCAPRPCRNGGECVDLLDAYRCICPVGFSGVDCEDDRDHCAGAPCANGATCYTAQSDYYCHCAPGWTGKNCTLRVVPPLLLKEPNECVPNPCLNNGSCSSVSGGFSCICRDGWTGETCTKTVEAVCSPPCANGGSCALLPAPLNETPRARCVCAPGWAGPACDLPLAPQVVPAAGPCPCLHGGSCVAVGGAWACACRSGWGGARCEIPADACVSAPCRNGARCVGGAGWWACECLPGWAGPDCGAPACQPTCPPPSLCAPAASAARCLCPARPSHVARRCLELIAGLGEESETREAIGIDEAEPVTGNAASEGPGACGAENGTWWWGCNACRCARGEAVCTRLWCGLADCLAPGALACRTDEVCVPAAPSLCLRPPCAPLGECRRVAGRRVEPPALPAPAACWPGARAPPPPGCARAELRLARERLAPGAHVERACGALRRALAAALTDRLTPAPPLTLLCDLAADDDDALDLALWAGEDDGRQPPTEDETSTLASAVKALSELVARRRLNHHALLGAALRLRLSAATPPPASPAAPAAVPQPASGPALLVLAATVPLLLLGAAAATVVLVKRRRIVAAAEERTRRHDEEKSNNLQNEENLRRYANPLGGRGEAEALPRAHSLYKAQNADVRNNAPTREKELTKRSLPPPDPPPAARHPPPERLTVLV